In Takifugu rubripes chromosome 22, fTakRub1.2, whole genome shotgun sequence, the genomic window CTGAGCTCCTGGACTGACCTGCCTGCCCTTGGACATGAGTCTGTGGCCCTGGACAAACTGCTGTCCCTCCCTGAGAGACAGCAGCTAGAGGGGGCAGGAGCTGGACTACTGCTGTGGGATAATACAGAGAATGAGGCGGAAGAAGAGCAAATCATTGTTTGTGAGATGAGACAACAAACGGATAACTTAATGGAATCCATACAGGGGGATAGAAATGTAGACACAGGTGCAGATTTTGGAGAGAGATGTGAAGACAAGAAACCACCACTACCatctctgtgttttccagcaaGGTAATTTTCATATACTTACTTTTTTTAAGTTTCTATTTTATACATCTATATTTCATTATTATAATCACCTAACATTAGCCATTGTAATGAGTAAGTAAATGAGTGAACAATCAATATTAGGATAAATGTTACTTGCCTCTATTGAGGCTACAGCATTAGCCACAAGGACCAATGCCACCCATGAAGCAAAATCACCACGGTGGTTTAAAAtagtaaatcaataaaatagtAGATAGTATAACAATAAAAACCATCCCATGACACTGAGAAGGGTCCTTGATAGGACCAGTTCCACTCAGGGGTTGAGACTGAAATCAACACAATACCTCAGTACTCAGTAGATAGAGGGATGAGATAAGACCACAGTGATCTCAAAGCAGTAACCGtcacaatggcaaaaaatgAGTGTATGTGTGGGCCAAAGAAGCTACAAGCCTCGAAGGCTGCCATGAAGCACAGCTAGAGtagaaaaaacaacagcacTCCATAAATGCCAAATGAAGCAGTCGCTGATAGATGAGATACTCATTTAGGCTGACACAAAACCAAACAAGTCCCCCCATGAAGGGCCCACAGAGGTGAACAGAGTCATCAGATGACCGGCGATCCTCGGCATAAAGATCCTGTCATCCATAATCTTGGCTCAGATGAGTGTGCAGGTGTCTGCattcaaatcaatctttatttatatagcgtcttatacgatcaaaattgtttcaaggcgctttccagaatccaagggcctaaccccagacaagcaacagtggcaaggaagaaaccttgagcaggaccaggctcatgtagggggaccctcctgctgatggccggctgggtaaagagagaggagaggagaggagaggagaggagaggagaggagaggagaggagaggagaggagaggagaggagaggagaggagaggagaggagaggagaagagaagagaagagaagagaagagaagagaagagaagagaagagaagagaagagaagagaagagaagagaagagaagagaagagaagagaagagaagagaagagaagagaagagaagagaagagaggagaggcacagagcacagagcacagagcacagaaacacacacaaaaatacactatacagtggccagcggggccggaggtcatcatgcagctccgaaggcggcgatacctgtaaatgaatgggggggggggggcagaaaaactacacaggaatcagcataactagtctgcttgatgaggaggaggaaaggagaggagaggaaaccatgacccagtggggttacagaggcctgtcaggtgatcatgtttccggacccctgcagccttggcctataacagcatagctaagatgtgacctaacgattagacggcCCCCTAAGTATggtaatttgtctatctatgatagtaactggaactacagaattagtaacaataagctttttcaaagaggtaggttttaagtctgatcttaaaagtagcgatggagtcagccgtacctggacagggagctggttccatagcagggaggcctctgataataaagaattacaatagtcgagcctggaaacaacaaaagcatgaattaacttttcagcatcatgccacgtcagtagcttcctaatctttgtgatgttcctctggtgaaaaaaggcacttctagagactaatttaatgtgtgagttgaaggagagattttgattaAAGGTTACggtactcctagattcctcacagagagactagatgttaatgagataccatctagagtgatcatgtgatctaatctatccctgagaggttcaggaccaaacactgCATACACACATTCTAAGTGTGAAGGAGGATGGAGACAACCTCACACCTTCAGGGACAAGTTGAGGTTCAGTATCAAGTTTAAGGCTTCTTCAGTTGGCAGGATGCAGCCGGTGATCCTGTCACTGGAATGGTTTTAGAAATACCCTGAGATAGCAACTGATTCACAGAACTAGGTTCTAACTGCAGTCATGAACTgaacaaatgcagaaaaaatgctgttttaatcCTTTGATGATGGTCTTTTACAGAGTTTATTATTTTCTCCTGAGCAGGGTAGAATGCAGCCTGAAACATTCCTCTTCAGTGGATGATATCAAGAGTGACCAGAGGTACTGGCAAAAGAGACTACAGCTGAGACACAGCTGTACTGGTGAGAATAGTATGATTTCATTCAAGATTTCCAGACTTAAACTggtgattgcagaaagaaatgaagctGTAGCTTCACCTCAACTAGAAGAAAACCAGCACAAAGTTCTGACAGAAGGATTCATTGAGTAATGTGAGGCCCCTAAGTTTATCACGGTTATAATCAATCCAAACTTGAGTaggcaaacattttttttcaacttAGTACTTCttattcaattatttttataCCTGTTCCATTACAAAGATTCTCTCTTCTCTATTTCAGCCGGTATAGAAACAGCTGAAAAAAGCAATCCATCCATTGCACCATTCAGCACAGATCTGCATTTCCTGCCAAACATCCAGGTAACACATTAAATCACCTCCTACATTATGAAGCAATGACAGGAGGAGTGTGCCTAGTCCCGAAAACGTCtattttttacaaaagaaacaTAGATTTATTTGTATCATTGTGACAATATGtaatctccttctctctctctctctctctctctctctctctctttctctctctctctctctgtgtcacaCACAGAGTAATATGTGTACAAGGAGTTAATGTccttctgtccctctgtccccagTGCAAACGGCCGATGACCCAAAGTCTGTTAGACACGAAGGCAAACACCTTTGTGACATTACCTCCTGGTGAAATACGACCACCCTCCAAACTGATAGACAGAACTCATCATGTCACTGAGAAAGTTACGCAGGTCACTcaacctctttttcctcttccaaactagacaaaataaaatcaagagcTGCTCATCATTTTTAGATGCCGTGTCCAGACATCGCGCTCGATCATGGTTTCTGATCACAGCTTTTCTCTTCAGATGAGCAGCTTAAAGTAGATGAGTAATTTTACAACCTTATGTAGGTGACTGGACTCTGACCCTTTTTTACTGGTGTACTATAAGCGCAAACATCATAAAATGCACTAAAGCAAGTCTGTGGATGCAGCAGCCTCAGTGTCTCTCACTGGTGTTCATGTCATCTGTTGTATCATTTTGTCTGGAGCTGTGAAGGTTTTTTAAGCACACACGTATGTACAGACCATATTAATGGAAaagtgatgatggatggatggatggatggatggatggatggatggatggatggatggatggatggatggatggatggatggatggatggatggatggatggatggatggatggatggatggatggatggatggatggatggatggatggatggatggatggatggatggatggatggatggatggatggatcctgGTTTGAGCTGACTGCCATCACCTGTGTTCATTAAACAGTCCTTATACACAGAGATTAAGCCACGTTTGTCTGCTCCAGGTTCTGTCTCTGGGGGATGATGTGCTGCCAGAGTATAAGCTACAGACTCCCAGGATCCAAAAGTGGACCATCCTTCACTACAGTCCGTTCAAAGCTGTGTGGGACTGGGTCATTCTGCTCCTCGTGATTTATACAGCCATATTTACCCCATACTCTGCCACATTTCTCCTGAGGTTTGTTGaatttctgctgtgtttataaACCATTAAACTGTACtttatttttccatgttttttaaTCCACTAAAGAATACATACCACACAGTTAAAGATACACACGTTACATCATGGTTACTTGGAAGGGCAGGCAAGAGATGCACCCTGGCGCCCCCATGTGGTCAAGAATACTCACTGGACATAAATTACATACTGGGTTAAATATGTATTTGTGTCTCTTGCATCAGAATGGATCTTTCATGATATTTATGATACATTCTTAGCGTGTCGATTCTGGTTACTGGCAGTAGTTGTCACATTTGAAAACAAAGTCCCTTAAACGTGTTTCTAGTGACCAGGAGGAAACAGCCATGCAGACCTGCGGTTACTCCTGTTCTCCCCTCGATGTGGTGGATTTTATCGTTGACATCATGTTCATTGTTGATATTGTCATCAACTTCAGAACCACATATGTTAACTCCAATGAAGAGGTGAGCAGACTAACAACAGATCACTCATATGCCTGCTTATAAGCAGTAAATGTTAGGTTAGGCAGGAATCATAACTGTGTAATCACCATTATTTAGATACTATTGACTGACATTTAGAGAGGTAAGATGAAGAAAAGTATGCGTTAGTGATGTTTCTTGAGAAATCTTTGCAGCAAGAGTTGGATGGTGTTTAGGATAGTTGCCTCTTGGTTGCCAAAACATTTGTGCCCTGGAATGGAATGGTCCAGAATGGGTGAATGGATAGAGTAAATATTGTTCTCTTTCTCAGGTGGTTACTCAGTCATCCCTTATTGCTGTTCACTACTTTAAAGGGTGGTTCCTCATCGACATGGTGGCAGCCATTCCCTTTGACCTCCTCATCTTTCGTTCAGCAGACGAAGTGCTgaggggaggtggagaaggagaggtAAGGTGGAGGGAACGAGcggaaagagagaagagacacATCAAGTTCTGAACTCTAGAGGAGAAAATCTTGTTTGTTATGGAATAGGcactgctcaaaaaattagaggaacgctttttaatcagagtatagcaacctatcagtcaaacttctgggatattgatcaggtcagttaagtagcagaggggttttttaatcagtttctgctgctttgttgttaattaaatcaacattggcccccaaaacaggaatggctttccaggttgtggccactgatacttttttccccctcctcgtctcttttggctgattttttactgactgactttctactgctgtagttattcatttggtttggatcaacatctctgttgatagcatggtgcggtacctggacgctacagaggttgcacaagtagtccaactcctccaggatggcacatcaatatgtgccgttgcaagaaggttGTGCTGTGTagcccagcacagtctcaagagcatggaggagattccaggagacaggtagttactccaggagagctggagagggccgtagaaggtccttaaaccctcagcaggatcggtatctgctcctttatgcaaggaggaacaggatgagcactgccagagccctacaaaatgacctccagcaggccactggtgtgaatgtttctgaccaaacaatcagaaacaggctccatgagggtagcctgagggcccgacgtcctgtagtgggccctgtgcttaCTGCCtggcaccgtagagctcgattggcatttgccatagaccaccagaactggcaactacgccactggtgTCCTGTACTCTTCACTGATGAGAGCTGGTTCAACATGAGCACCTGCGccagacgtgaaagggtctggagctgctgtggagaacgttatgctgcctgtaacatcattcagcatgaccggtttggtggtgggtcagtgatggtctggggaggcatatccctggaaggacgcacagacctctacaggttagataatggcaccctgactgctattaccgttaggtatcgggatgaaatccttggacccactgtcagaacctacgctggtgcagtgggacctgggttccttctggtccacgacaatgcccgacctcatgtggctagagtatgcaggcatttcctggaggatgaaggaattgataccattgactggccctcacgttcacctgacctaaacccaatagaacacctctgggacattatgtttaggtccatccggcgccgccaggttgatcctcagcctgtccaggagctcatcgatgccctggtccagatctgggaggagatcccccaggacaccattcgtcgtctcattaggagcatgccccaaagttgtcaggcatgcgtacaagcacgtgggggccacacaaactactgagaatcattttgagttgctacaatgatattttggcaaaatggaccagtctccTGCACCATTCTTTCACtctcatttttggggtgtcttttatcaccccccctccctatagggtgatcattttcatttctatcaaattatgtggcatcattttgttactaatacatctcCTACTACTTTATATCTTTCCTActaggaaagatattcaagatcatttttccccccgtttagatctgatgtgttttcaaagtgttcctctaatttttttgagcagtgtatataaAATGCATACTTTCAAGGTTTTGCTACTCCTGACAGACCACCACCCTGATTGGCTTGCTGAAAACGGCTCGGCTGTTGCGATTGGTTCGTGTAGCCAGGAAGTTGGATCGTTACTCAGAGTATGGTGCCGctgtcctctttctcctcatGTGTACCTTTGCTCTAATTGCCCACTGGCTGGCCTGTATCTGGTACATGACTTTCTTCATTTCAattctgaataaaataaaataaaataattttcttATTGCTGAAGCTTTTAGTGAAAAACCTTTAAATATGGTCttattttgattatttattttaataattcagaTAATAATCAGCAGTAATATTTGacaataatttttaaaaaatcattcatGTTGTATTTTTCTTTATCAAGATTAAATGTTGTGTTCAAGCAGTTTCACTTCTTTTAGGATCTGGTCATAGTCATACGTCATTTCCTtgattttgttgctgtttttgtcatTCCCACAGGTATGCCATTGGTAACGTTGAGCACTCAACTTCAGCTGGAATCGGCTGGCTGGACAATCTGGGGGAGCAGCTGGGGAAGCCGTACAATGACTCCATGGTTGGGTCTGGTCCGTCTATCAGGGATAAATATGTCACCGCTCTATACTTCACCTTCAGCAGTCTGACCAGTGTAGGTTTTGGAAACGTTTCCCCAAACACAAACTCTGAGAAGATCTTCTCCATCTGTGTTATGCTTATCGGAGGTGACCTTTAGCTTTGATAATGTTATTGTGCCGACAGTAATTTAACGTCACTGTTTAGTGGTAACAGAGTGTTAACgtctgtctccagctctgaTGTATGCCAGTATCTTTGGTAATGTGTCAGCCATAATCCAGAGGCTGTACTCTGGCACAGCCCGCTATCATGCTCAGATGATAAGAGTTCGGGAGTTCATCCGCTTCCACCAGATTCCAAACCCTCTGAGACAGCGACTTGAGGAATACTTCCAACACGAGTGGTCATACACTAATGGGATTGACATGAATGCCGTAAGTATGAGTGACTTTATCACCAGCGTGATAAGAAATATCCAGGGCAGAATGGTTAAAAAATCTTGAAAAATTGCgagttttttaaatgtgcaaataGCAGTCCCCATATTTAACTGGTATTCTGGTGACCAGAATAGGCAAATACTACTGGTGACCAGAATAGGCAAATACTTTATTATCACATTAACATATTGATGTCAGAAGATAAAATACCACAAATACCAAAATTTATTTAGGCTTATCCTGACAAAATGGCTGTTAAGTCCTGCTCTACTCCTGATATGTGGTTTGGTTcaataaagcatttattttgtttcatttgttaaagttttaattaaattaatttaatttaattaaatgtgGATGAGCAAGATACAGTGAACAGTACCGTAAATGTAAGAGTGATGCTGTGTCAGACTGGGATGATAAAGCTGTTATACGTATATACCAGCCTATAGCTGAAGCAACCACATACCTGTAGTAAAAATAGAACCATATCAGAACTAAACAGTTTTGGTTAAAATGCAACAGTAGATCCTTGTTACATTTCTCTGTTGGGCCTTGTGGGAGATTTGTGCATGTGGTTTTCCAAAGCTCTGCTGTATGTTCATGTTATCCATCCATATTTCTCTTTAAGGTTTTAAAGGGTTTTCCAGAGTGTCTCCAGGCAGATATTTGTCTCCACCTCAACAGGACTCTGCTTCAGAACTGTAAAGCATTCAAAGGTAATGCCAACTTACATTCGCAGCAGAAAGTTTCATAAAAATATTAAAGTTCACACAGTAGAACATCACCAGCAGCCATTGAATTATTTAGATATATGTTGCTGTCACAATATCTGATTATTTAGACCAGATGAAATGATCAGTAATCAATTTTAAACCTCTGCCCATATAATTAATTTTATGCCTTTAAATTCAGCCACATGCaacaatattaaatatatagTAGTAAACATTTGGCTATATCAAAATGTAAATTAATATGTAGACATTTCTGCTAGCATCATGTCACTTTAAATGGTCCTCTCACTTTCTGATTCTTACAATATTtcaaacaacacaacagaacactGATGCAGTTAGTCATGTATGATTTGTATGGATAGAAGATATTTCCAGTACAGTAATTTAACGCCCAAATGACACATACAGTCACATCAACATTAGTAAACAGCAGCTAAAGCTTTCAGACGAACTGTGAGTAACGTGCGtgaaaagaattttaaaaaaacaaacagaaaaactcCAGTCCAGTCAAGTGACGTGTttaaaaaatgtagaaaaaaaggttgaaaagTTTGGAGGAAAACTATTGAACTTTTACTAATGTCTTCAAAATAACTAAAGAGCAAAAGAACATGGACATGAAGTGTTTTTCTGAGCAGTGGGAGTTAATGTAAGAACTAGTTAGGATAGACATGACCAAGCCATTATAACAAAACATGAGCAGTTTGCTAGATACTTTTTTTGGCAAGGGCCAACAAgatacaggtgaaacacagggagGTAGGGAAAGACAAGTAAGGTGGGAAGATTGAAGcagggaagacaggaagtaacagaaaaaacagaaataaaacaacaatatgAATAACAGACaacttgtggcttttttttaacaaacaaataatcttttaaagaaattaaattGGGGGGAAACTTACAAAATAAATCTTATGTGTGCCATAAAAAAGAACATTGGGAAAATGTTTGATCATTATTACGTTTAGGATCTACAAAAGGTTGTCTGAGAGCGCTGGCCATGAGGTTTAAGACCGCCCATGCTCCTCCAGGGGACACTCTGGTCCATGCTGGTGACCTGATCTCAGCTCTGTACTTCATCTCCAGAGGATCTATAGAGATCCTCAAAGGGCGTGTGGTGGTCGCTATATTAGGTGAGCAGTGAATATTAGGTGAGCAGTGAACACGTGAATCAAGCGAGATGTGTTTTTATGGCTGTATATCTGGGAAAAGTTTAACACATTGATATTTCTGCTCATATCCTTCACATGTCTTCTTCTGCCATAGGAAAGAACGATATATTTGGAGAGCCAATTAATCTCTATGTTCTTCCTGGAAAATCCAGTACTGATGTCAGAGCCCTGACCTACTGTGATCTGCACAAAATAAGTCGGGAGGATATGCTAGAGGTTATCTCTTTACACCCATCCAATAAAGACATGCAAATAACTACTCATTCCAGTATATGGAGTTCTTTGATGATATAACTTGAGTACATCTTTATGTTTGGCTCCTAATTCATTTCTTGTATttgtttctgcaggttctggatATGTACCCTGAATTTTGTGATACGTTTTGGTCCAATTTGGAGATTACTTTCAATCTCAATGATGTATGATTACTTGTGTTACTTTTTTGAAAAATGTATGTCTATAAATCCTGTCACAAATTGTGACCAAGTAAAAATGACTCATCACACCTGGTctgaggataaatggactgttTATAGTGGGAAAGAGAGACTAATGGCCAGTTAGAGGCTGAAATCTGGAGTGGTTTATCATAGCATTAATCTATGAGACAGAATTTAAAAAGTAGGACTTAATTTTATACACAAAATACAATAACTATTCTCTTACTTCCTCAAACCCACTAAACCTTTAAACCTATACTCCAGGGGTTTTTATTCATTCTGCAGTCTGTCTCATTCCTACACTGTTCAGTGCTCAGTTTAGCTGGTGCTATTTGGCTACATGCTTGATGAGATTGGCTGTTGTAGACACCATAGTTCAAACAAACTTATTTCAAAGTGCCTTATGTTTGTTCCCTTGAGTGGCTCTTTTACACATCAGAGTGTCCTTTAGCAAGACAGTGAACCCCAAAAGCCTTCCTGAAGGTGTGCCTCTGCTGTCAGAATGTATGTGGATGTGGACTTGTCAGGTAGAGCCGTTTGAGTGGTCAAGGATGAGGAGAAATGTTACTAATGCAcattcttctcctcccctcacccAGCTGAACAACGGAGCTGGTGCAGAAGCTGGTTCAGACTCTGATTTTTACAAACCAAAGAGGAAATACAACCGCTTGTTCGGGAACACAGGTGACATTTAGCACAACATAAACTGTTGGTCGCCACAGAAAGGTCGCCACAGGGAAACAAAGGGTGGACTGTAAATAcactttttttgtgttttcctaGACTTTTCTAAAGTACATAAAAGTCTCTtaatataaataaaagcaaaaaggggaaagattttGTGCATGAATAATAGTGTTACCATTGGAAAAACATgatttctttgggttttttttcaatgTCAAAATCTTGAGCTGCATTTCGTGTCTCAGATTCTATCATGTGAAATGAAGGTCATCACAGAAAACATCAAGTTAGGAACTCTTAATTGGATTCTTAGGAGGTTACAGAAACAGTTGTTTTTTCTACATCTTTTGTAACATTTAGTTGTGGATGCGTTTCCACCAGGTGACGTGTCATCTGTAGAGAGATTGGGAACCAACAACAGAAGCAGGAACTGGGAGCATCATGATGTCCAGAACAAcagtcacagacacacaaagtaaGAATTGGTATTCATATAGTCATTGATATTTAAAAGTACGTCCTTAAAtaacaaaaatataaaacttTCAATTTGACTTCAAAGTGTATAATTTGAAACAGTTTAGCCCAGATATAGGTACTGGTGAGTTTAAAATATGCAAGGCTCAAGTTGGTACTAAGTTTGACTGTCCAAAGTCAAAGCTGAAATCAGCCCAAGTCAGTCAAATCAGACCCTGATCACCAAGACACAGAGAGGACTGAAGCAactgaaacaaaacacaaggAATCTAGAAAGAACATGTAGACAAGAGCACTGTATGGAAACAAGGCTAATTATGGCACAGCAAGGTTTTAATACAGGGGGAGACAGTTTCACACACCTGGGGACACACCAAGCAGGGGAAGGATGAAGACAACCTAAACATGGTGAATATTTATTTGTACTTAGACCAACCTTTGTTATATATAATGTAATATCAGATTAAGTTAAAATCAATAGTACAAGGGAAAGAATATGTCTTACTGAAAGACTAAAAAGCCAATATAGATTTTAACAAAACATAACAGATAACGCAGGGTTGTCCAGAAACAAGCACCACCAAGTTGTTTGGTCTATATTTGCAAAATTGCTTTATTTCCTCCTGTGGCCTGAGGGTTAACATGGAGCTGTGTTCACCAGTGAGGATGGTTCCAGTCCTGCTCACATTGCAGTCATTGAGGGTGGATCTTCAGAACCCGACAGAAGACAGCGGATCTGTACTCTTTCAGGTGGTTCTGGGATGTATAGTCACAGAAATATacagcactgttgcctcactcTGTCTCACTATTGAGCAGATACACTCTCAGGAACAGAGAGCCAAGGGGAGCAGAGTTCCCAGGAGATGTTCTCCTCACACAGCAAGCCTTTACCTCTTGAAAAGCACCCCGAACTGGCCTCATCTTCTGCCATTTGCTGGAGACAAAAGGTGTCAATCGACAAGTGGCTGGAGGCAATGCATCAACAAATTAAGAGGTAGATCACATGACCCGATCAGTACTTTTTTACTTCAATCAAAATAACTCAACCCTCATCAAGGAGGAAATTCAGAGTTGCGCTGTCAGTGTATGAGAGTTTTGAATCAGCCAGTAAGGACTCCTTTGAACAAACATCTGATCGTGTGTTCTACCTCTATATCAGCAATCTATACTCCCCTCCAGGAAAAATGGATAAAGCATCACCAGAGATGATCGAttgcattttaaagacattcgatatatattagaaataaaaaaaaacatgataaaaagacaaatttatCCCAAATGACAATATCTAGGGAATCTCTGTCCTATTAAAGTTTAATGCATCCTTGTTGTTTTAGGGGAGGAAAAATTGACAGAATAAACCATTTGACAGCTAAATCAAAGAAGACGGGAGCTTCTCAAAATTTTATTTATCAAAACATCTTGTGTTTTTCAGGTTGGAGACTTGCATGTCAGCAGACATCAGGACCATCATGCACCTGCTGCAGAGGCATACACCAGTTATTCCACCTTCCTACAGCACACTGATGTTCAGCACACCCTCTCCGCCCACTAGGCATGTTGTTTCTGACCCCCCTGAAATGCTGTCACCAACCACGCCCCCTCAAAAACAGGAATAGAACTGCAAAACAGCCCTTTTGCTGCCTTTAATATTCATatctttttccacatttttgtcatttttcacAAAATACTGTAAAACATCACATATGTTGCTTAGTGACCACTATTAAGAGgcaaaaatggaacaaaaacatcATAGAACAATGTTGCTCCTCCTGTCTATGAAAATGTCATCTATAACTGGGTATACAAAAAGATATATACAAAATACTTGTTATTAAAAAATGAAGTCAATATTTTGAAATTGCGTTatcctgaaaacatgtaaatgAATAGATCATCAAATTCCTGGTTTCTACATACTTTTATATATATGACCTATGGTGTGTAAGCTGTCCTTTCTAGAGTTTAACAGCATCTGTGTTATACAATAAGCATATATAATATACATTTTccccaaaaacaacacaataggCTGTTCAGCATAAGGCTGAGCTCTCTGAATCCTTATTTGTAATTGAATGTAATcttagaaaagaagaaaatggttAAAGATTACATTTTC contains:
- the LOC101069094 gene encoding potassium voltage-gated channel subfamily H member 6-like isoform X5, whose protein sequence is MPVRRGHVAHQNTFLDTIIRKFEGQNRNFIIANAQVENCAIIFCNDAFCGMCGYSRAEVMQKPCTCSFLYGPHTKRPAVAQMAKALLGAEERRVEMTLYTKEGICFHCVINVVPVKNEDGLVIMFILNFELPNDTRSSSSSPSRELNRMMRIPWLSVAWRQRLRVLLSSFRLGTGIVPQPSELSSWTDLPALGHESVALDKLLSLPERQQLEGAGAGLLLWDNTENEAEEEQIIVCEMRQQTDNLMESIQGDRNVDTGADFGERCEDKKPPLPSLCFPARVYYFLLSRVECSLKHSSSVDDIKSDQRYWQKRLQLRHSCTAGIETAEKSNPSIAPFSTDLHFLPNIQCKRPMTQSLLDTKANTFVTLPPGEIRPPSKLIDRTHHVTEKVTQVLSLGDDVLPEYKLQTPRIQKWTILHYSPFKAVWDWVILLLVIYTAIFTPYSATFLLSDQEETAMQTCGYSCSPLDVVDFIVDIMFIVDIVINFRTTYVNSNEEVVTQSSLIAVHYFKGWFLIDMVAAIPFDLLIFRSADEVLRGGGEGETTTLIGLLKTARLLRLVRVARKLDRYSEYGAAVLFLLMCTFALIAHWLACIWYAIGNVEHSTSAGIGWLDNLGEQLGKPYNDSMVGSGPSIRDKYVTALYFTFSSLTSVGFGNVSPNTNSEKIFSICVMLIGALMYASIFGNVSAIIQRLYSGTARYHAQMIRVREFIRFHQIPNPLRQRLEEYFQHEWSYTNGIDMNAVLKGFPECLQADICLHLNRTLLQNCKAFKGSTKGCLRALAMRFKTAHAPPGDTLVHAGDLISALYFISRGSIEILKGRVVVAILGKNDIFGEPINLYVLPGKSSTDVRALTYCDLHKISREDMLEVLDMYPEFCDTFWSNLEITFNLNDLNNGAGAEAGSDSDFYKPKRKYNRLFGNTGDVSSVERLGTNNRSRNWEHHDVQNNSHRHTNEDGSSPAHIAVIEGGSSEPDRRQRICTLSGWRLACQQTSGPSCTCCRGIHQLFHLPTAH